In one Numenius arquata chromosome 32, bNumArq3.hap1.1, whole genome shotgun sequence genomic region, the following are encoded:
- the LOC141476434 gene encoding LOW QUALITY PROTEIN: CD5 antigen-like (The sequence of the model RefSeq protein was modified relative to this genomic sequence to represent the inferred CDS: inserted 1 base in 1 codon): MGGLAGLGLCLALCCGVVVGSAVPAQLWGSRSRCAGHLELLFTGTWGSVCAAGWDPAPARVLCHQLGCSRPRLVPAPCSPTAASAAPAVLQRVRCTGQELALEHCILQPGHPSPCPXERVAAVECEEPFQLRLVGGPRRCAGRLEVNHAGQWGTVCHDSWSGAKAAVVCRELGCGAVGTVGDLPRGLPHFGPGTGRIWLDDVLSQGQEGTLQDCARRAWGCHDCSHQEDVGVVCQGA, encoded by the exons ATGGGGGGACTGGCTGGCCTTGGGCTGTGCCTCG ctCTGTGCTGTGGCGTCGTGGTCGGATCCG CGGTGCCAGcccagctgtggggcagccgtTCACGCTGTGCCGGGCACCTGGAGCTCCTCTTCACCGGCACCTGGGgctctgtctgtgctgcaggctgGGACCCGGCACCTGCCCGGGTGCTGTGCCACCAGCTGGGCTGCAGTCGCCCGCGCCTTGTCCCAGCGCCCTGCAGCCCCACGGCAGCCAGTGCTGCCCCAGCGGTGCTGCAGCGGGTTCGGTgcacagggcaggagctggccctggaACACTGCATCCTCCAGCCGGGGCACCCATCACCCTGCC TGGAGCGGGTGGCTGCCGTTGAGTGCGAGG AGCCCTTCCAGCTGCGGTTGGTGGGTGGCCCCAGGCGCTGCGCTGGGCGGTTGGAGGTGAACCACGCTGGGCAGTGGGGCACGGTCTGCCATGACAGCTGGAGTGGAGCCAAGGCAGCAGTGGTTTGCcgggagctgggctgtggggcagtggggacagtTGGTGACCTTCCCAGGGGGCTGCCCCACTTTGGCCCCGGTACTGGGCGCATCTGGCTGGATGACGTCCTCTCCCAGGGTCAGGAGGGGACCCTGCAGGATTGCGCCCGCCGCGCCTGGGGATGCCACGACTGCTCCCACCAGGAGGATGTCGGTGTGGTCTGCCAG GGTGCCTGA